A portion of the Polaribacter cellanae genome contains these proteins:
- a CDS encoding DegT/DnrJ/EryC1/StrS family aminotransferase codes for MDNRIFLSKSNVPLKNLNLLEDNNILEFEKLLEKYFGEEKSVLAVNSGTSAIHLSLLLAGVSKGDDVVCQSFTFSASANPIIYQGANPIFIDSEIDTWNMCPFYLEKAIKHRIKNGKKPKAIIFVHLYGMPAKIEEISLIAKKYNIILIEDAAEALGSTYKGQKCGTFGDFGIISFNNNKLLTTFGGGALICKDVKQKEKAFFFSTQARDQAPHYQHSQIGYNYRMSSVLAGIGRGQMSFLNEYLSFRRSVNQFYKSIFKDIDGIYVFEESNKILFSNHWLSCIIVNEKEAGFASEDIRLQLLEDNIESRLLWKPMHLQPIFKEALYFGGSISENLFKQGLCLPSGSNLTKNQLKRISISIKKLL; via the coding sequence ATGGATAATAGAATATTTTTATCTAAATCTAATGTTCCCTTAAAAAACTTAAATTTATTAGAAGATAATAATATCTTAGAATTCGAAAAATTATTGGAAAAGTATTTTGGTGAAGAAAAATCGGTGTTGGCCGTTAATTCAGGAACATCTGCAATACACTTATCTTTACTTTTAGCAGGAGTTAGCAAGGGAGATGATGTAGTTTGCCAAAGCTTTACTTTTTCGGCGTCTGCCAATCCAATTATTTACCAAGGAGCGAATCCCATATTTATAGATAGTGAAATAGATACTTGGAATATGTGTCCTTTTTATTTAGAAAAAGCCATAAAACACAGAATAAAAAATGGAAAAAAACCAAAAGCTATAATTTTTGTTCATTTGTATGGTATGCCTGCTAAAATTGAAGAAATTTCTCTAATTGCAAAAAAATACAATATCATTCTAATTGAAGACGCAGCAGAAGCCTTAGGTTCAACATATAAAGGACAAAAATGTGGAACTTTTGGAGATTTTGGAATTATATCTTTTAATAACAATAAGCTTTTAACAACATTTGGTGGTGGAGCATTAATTTGTAAGGATGTTAAGCAAAAAGAAAAGGCTTTTTTTTTCTCAACTCAAGCAAGAGATCAAGCTCCTCACTATCAACATTCACAAATTGGGTATAATTATAGAATGAGTAGTGTTTTAGCTGGTATTGGTAGAGGTCAAATGAGTTTTTTAAACGAATACCTTTCCTTTAGAAGAAGTGTTAATCAATTTTACAAGAGTATTTTTAAAGATATTGATGGAATATATGTTTTTGAAGAGTCAAATAAAATTTTGTTTTCAAATCATTGGTTGAGTTGTATTATTGTTAATGAAAAAGAAGCTGGTTTTGCATCTGAAGATATACGCTTACAGTTATTAGAAGACAATATAGAATCAAGACTTTTATGGAAACCAATGCATTTGCAACCAATTTTTAAAGAAGCTCTCTATTTTGGAGGATCTATTTCAGAAAATTTATTTAAACAAGGTCTTTGTTTACCTTCAGGTTCAAATCTTACTAAAAATCAACTTAAAAGAATTTCTATTTCTATAAAGAAATTATTGTAA
- a CDS encoding polysaccharide biosynthesis protein codes for MIRNFFLKALNKYASKWIVLCIDILLICFAFIVAYAIRFNISFNFNTSNLQAQLPVVAIVALICFLFVGSYKGIIRHTGTKDAFNVFFGVTIFSVFIVFLVVINQFFSIYTGFTIPKSIVLIHYLVSVFLLIISRYIFKAFYEVISTELKSITNVLIYGAGDSGLVTYGAINRERENNYDVLGFIDDNSNKIGKKIDRIKIYDPAKIDEEFIDYHDIDEVIISIQNIKPNRLLEITDKLLALGVEVKIVPPLFKWIGGDLQANQIKQINIDDLLGRDQISIDNPIVKREVNNKVVIVTGAAGSIGSEISRQLASYQLKNLILVDQAESPLYDLQQELIQKGINDFIAIVADVRDIIRMEEIFKKFQPEKVFHAAAYKHVPLMEHSPYEAIKINVCGTKNIADLSLKYKVERFVMVSTDKAVNPTNVMGASKRVAEKYISCLSKESKFTKFTITRFGNVLGSNGSVIPLFKKQIENGGPLTVTHQDITRYFMTIPEACRLVLEAGTMGIGGEIYIFDMGKSVKIFEMAKRMISLSGLNYPEDIDIKITGLRPGEKLYEELLANGENTKKTYHEKIMIANSPDMEHASVKAQIEKLCVGNFQLNNYAIVEAIKEIVPEYVSKNSIYEKLDINN; via the coding sequence ATGATTAGAAATTTTTTTTTAAAAGCATTAAATAAGTATGCATCCAAATGGATTGTATTATGTATTGATATTTTATTAATTTGTTTTGCGTTTATCGTAGCTTATGCAATTCGCTTTAATATAAGTTTTAATTTTAACACTTCAAACCTTCAAGCACAATTGCCTGTTGTGGCTATAGTTGCTTTAATCTGTTTTCTTTTTGTAGGGTCTTACAAAGGTATTATCAGACACACAGGAACAAAAGATGCTTTCAATGTTTTCTTTGGAGTCACTATTTTTTCAGTATTTATAGTTTTTTTGGTAGTTATAAACCAATTCTTTTCTATTTATACAGGTTTTACAATTCCAAAATCTATCGTATTAATTCATTATTTAGTATCTGTTTTTTTATTGATAATAAGCAGGTATATATTTAAAGCTTTTTATGAAGTTATTTCTACTGAATTAAAATCCATAACAAACGTTCTAATATATGGAGCAGGTGACTCTGGTTTAGTTACTTATGGAGCAATTAATCGAGAAAGAGAGAATAACTACGATGTTTTGGGGTTTATTGATGATAATTCAAATAAAATAGGAAAAAAAATAGACCGAATTAAAATTTATGACCCTGCTAAAATCGACGAAGAATTTATAGATTATCATGATATTGATGAGGTTATTATTTCTATTCAAAATATAAAACCTAATAGACTTTTAGAAATTACAGATAAATTACTTGCCTTAGGAGTAGAAGTTAAAATTGTGCCACCATTATTCAAGTGGATTGGAGGAGATTTACAGGCTAATCAAATCAAACAAATTAATATTGATGATTTATTAGGGAGAGATCAAATTTCTATAGACAACCCTATTGTTAAAAGAGAGGTTAATAATAAGGTAGTTATCGTTACTGGTGCAGCAGGGTCTATAGGAAGTGAGATATCAAGGCAATTAGCCTCATATCAGTTGAAAAACTTGATATTAGTAGACCAAGCAGAATCCCCTTTATATGACTTACAACAAGAGTTAATACAAAAAGGCATAAACGATTTTATCGCAATTGTAGCCGATGTTCGAGATATAATTAGAATGGAAGAAATTTTTAAAAAATTTCAACCAGAAAAAGTGTTTCATGCAGCAGCATATAAGCATGTGCCATTAATGGAGCACAGTCCTTACGAGGCTATAAAAATTAATGTTTGTGGAACAAAGAATATTGCAGACTTGTCACTAAAATATAAAGTGGAAAGATTTGTTATGGTTTCAACAGATAAAGCTGTAAACCCTACTAATGTAATGGGGGCATCAAAACGTGTTGCCGAAAAATATATTAGTTGTTTAAGTAAAGAATCTAAATTCACAAAGTTTACAATAACAAGATTTGGAAATGTTTTAGGTTCCAATGGATCTGTAATTCCTTTGTTTAAGAAACAAATTGAAAATGGAGGGCCTCTTACGGTAACACATCAAGATATTACCAGGTATTTTATGACAATTCCTGAAGCTTGTCGATTAGTGTTGGAAGCAGGAACCATGGGAATAGGTGGAGAAATTTATATTTTTGACATGGGGAAATCTGTAAAGATTTTTGAGATGGCAAAAAGAATGATTTCTCTTTCAGGATTAAATTATCCAGAAGATATAGATATAAAGATAACAGGCCTAAGACCTGGTGAAAAATTATATGAAGAATTGTTAGCAAATGGAGAAAATACTAAAAAGACTTACCATGAAAAAATAATGATTGCAAATTCTCCAGATATGGAACACGCAAGTGTAAAAGCTCAAATTGAAAAATTATGTGTTGGGAATTTTCAATTAAATAATTATGCAATTGTAGAAGCCATAAAAGAAATTGTACCAGAGTATGTTTCTAAAAATTCTATCTATGAAAAATTAGATATTAATAATTAA
- a CDS encoding polysaccharide biosynthesis/export family protein has product MSLKKSILFLAVLVSLTSCVSNKKIAYFQYDEIDQAKVSNNYKTIFKPDDLLQITISSEDLKAVKPFNLPAVTFNTTTDAVVGQPRQQSYLIDSKGEIDFPILGKLKIGGLTREETIHLLKSKLDPDYVKDPNINIRISNFKISVMGDVKKPGTYNIPNERVSIIDAIALAGDLNISGRRDNVMIQREIDNKKIQYRVDLRSNKLNTSPVFYLQQNDIVYVEHNNAAIQSASYNQNTGLFISIGSVLISLIAVLTR; this is encoded by the coding sequence ATGTCTTTAAAGAAATCTATATTATTTCTTGCGGTTTTAGTAAGTTTAACCTCTTGTGTTTCAAATAAAAAAATTGCTTATTTTCAATATGATGAAATAGACCAAGCGAAAGTAAGTAACAACTACAAAACCATCTTTAAACCAGATGATTTACTGCAAATTACCATTTCTTCTGAAGATTTAAAAGCAGTAAAACCTTTTAATTTGCCAGCAGTAACATTTAACACAACAACAGATGCTGTGGTTGGGCAGCCAAGACAGCAGTCTTATTTAATTGATAGTAAAGGAGAAATTGACTTTCCTATTTTAGGAAAATTAAAAATAGGAGGGTTAACAAGAGAGGAAACAATACATTTGTTAAAATCTAAATTAGATCCAGATTATGTAAAAGACCCTAATATAAACATCCGTATTTCTAACTTTAAAATTTCGGTTATGGGAGATGTAAAAAAACCAGGTACTTATAATATTCCAAATGAGCGTGTAAGTATAATCGATGCGATAGCATTAGCTGGAGATTTAAATATATCTGGAAGAAGGGATAATGTAATGATTCAAAGAGAGATTGATAATAAGAAAATACAATATAGAGTAGATTTAAGGTCCAATAAACTAAATACCTCTCCTGTTTTCTATTTACAACAAAACGATATTGTGTATGTAGAACATAATAATGCTGCAATCCAATCGGCTTCTTACAATCAAAACACAGGACTTTTCATTTCAATAGGTTCTGTTTTAATTTCTTTAATCGCTGTTTTAACGAGATAG
- a CDS encoding GumC family protein, which yields MQKHNDIINSHIEENDTINIREEIEKYALHWKWFVIGVILAIIGAFLYLRYTTPQYNASATIMIKDNQKSGISQELSAIADLGIVGTGSVNNTDNEIEIIKSRKIIGQVVDSLNLDIAYFREGRIKKTELYKTSPIRLVFLSKDSTFTNKDTLITVSFKDKNEFYLKNIDKEIISTHQYNEVVSSKIGEFKITKDSITDDDESDVFITINKRSKIIDGYRKGVNINPIGKNSSVLSLSINNTVREKAEDFLDELVKQYNLDAINDKSEVSKKTKEFLEERLAKVYLDLASIQDSAKNYKKDNRITGLSKEGELALENASKNNEKLIDLKIQLTLAESIANNLKKNSSSDKTLPQNLGFSDVSITSSIEKYNELVLTKNRLTINAGEKNPGVLQLISEIENLRLNLRKSIDNLIFSLKSELNSLQKAATLVNNKVSSIPSIERGYIDIARQQEIIANLYSYLLKKKEETAISLAVTVPNAKIIDVAYSSEKPVSPKKKIIYLAALLLGFLIPFIIIYLKNLLDTKIHNKKDVEAALSVPFLGDIPKSESNEKVIVSHDARSSGSEAFRLIRTNLDFMLANNTKNSKFVFITSTTSGEGKSFISINLAATLALSGKKVLLMGMDLRAPKVTEYLGIESRKGVTNYITNNNLTLDDIKFTIPEAKGLDIISSGAIPPNPAELLASKSVENLFKEVRDLDYYDFIIVDTAPVNLVTDTLLISKYADMFLYVVRANYLDKRLLAVPEELYKNKRLPNMSIVLNDTDPKRSYGYGYGGYGYGYLSEDETKPWYKKMFSK from the coding sequence ATGCAAAAACATAATGATATTATAAACTCTCATATTGAAGAAAACGATACAATAAACATTAGAGAGGAGATAGAGAAATATGCACTTCATTGGAAATGGTTTGTTATTGGTGTTATTTTAGCAATTATAGGAGCTTTTTTATATTTGAGATATACAACGCCACAATACAATGCATCTGCTACAATTATGATTAAAGACAATCAAAAGTCTGGTATATCGCAAGAATTATCTGCCATTGCAGATTTGGGAATTGTAGGAACAGGTTCTGTCAACAATACAGACAACGAAATAGAAATTATAAAATCTCGAAAAATTATTGGTCAAGTTGTAGATTCTTTAAATTTAGACATTGCTTATTTTAGAGAAGGTAGGATAAAGAAAACTGAATTATATAAAACTAGCCCAATTAGATTAGTGTTTTTATCAAAAGACTCTACTTTTACTAATAAAGACACTTTAATTACAGTTTCATTTAAAGATAAAAATGAATTTTATTTAAAAAATATTGACAAAGAAATTATTTCAACGCATCAATATAATGAAGTTGTTAGCTCTAAAATTGGGGAGTTTAAAATCACGAAAGATTCAATAACAGATGATGATGAATCTGATGTCTTTATCACGATTAATAAGAGATCTAAAATTATTGATGGATATAGAAAAGGTGTTAATATTAATCCAATTGGGAAGAACTCAAGTGTTCTCTCACTTTCCATTAATAATACAGTTCGAGAAAAAGCAGAAGATTTTCTAGATGAATTGGTAAAACAATACAATTTAGATGCGATAAACGATAAAAGTGAGGTTTCTAAGAAAACAAAAGAATTTTTAGAAGAAAGATTAGCGAAAGTATACTTAGACTTGGCATCTATACAAGATTCTGCTAAAAATTATAAAAAAGACAATAGAATAACAGGTCTTTCAAAAGAAGGTGAGTTGGCTTTAGAAAATGCTTCTAAAAACAATGAAAAATTAATCGATTTAAAAATTCAACTAACATTAGCAGAGTCCATTGCGAATAATTTAAAGAAAAATAGTTCTTCGGATAAAACACTACCTCAAAACTTAGGTTTTTCTGACGTTAGTATCACTTCTTCTATTGAGAAATATAATGAATTGGTGTTAACAAAAAATAGGTTAACCATTAATGCAGGTGAAAAAAATCCAGGGGTTTTACAGCTAATTTCTGAGATTGAAAATCTAAGATTAAATTTAAGGAAAAGTATTGATAACTTAATTTTCTCCTTAAAGTCAGAGTTAAATAGTTTACAAAAGGCTGCTACTTTAGTTAATAATAAAGTTTCTTCAATTCCTTCTATAGAAAGAGGTTATATTGATATTGCAAGACAACAAGAAATTATAGCAAATTTATATTCGTATTTGTTAAAAAAGAAAGAAGAAACAGCTATATCTTTAGCAGTTACTGTACCAAATGCAAAAATAATTGATGTTGCTTACAGTTCAGAAAAACCAGTTTCTCCAAAGAAAAAAATTATTTATTTAGCGGCATTACTATTAGGTTTTCTAATCCCTTTTATTATTATTTATTTGAAAAATTTATTAGATACTAAAATTCATAATAAAAAAGATGTTGAAGCAGCTCTATCCGTTCCTTTTCTTGGAGACATTCCAAAATCTGAAAGCAATGAGAAAGTTATTGTAAGTCATGATGCTAGGTCAAGTGGTTCTGAAGCATTTCGTTTAATAAGAACGAACTTAGATTTCATGCTTGCGAACAATACAAAAAATAGTAAGTTTGTCTTTATTACTTCTACTACAAGTGGAGAAGGAAAATCTTTTATCTCCATTAATTTAGCAGCTACTTTAGCGCTTTCAGGAAAAAAAGTGTTATTAATGGGTATGGATTTACGAGCACCAAAAGTAACAGAATATTTAGGGATAGAAAGTAGAAAAGGGGTTACGAATTACATTACAAATAATAATTTAACTTTAGATGATATTAAATTTACTATTCCAGAAGCTAAAGGATTAGATATTATTTCTTCTGGAGCAATTCCGCCAAATCCGGCTGAATTATTAGCGAGTAAAAGTGTTGAAAATTTATTCAAAGAAGTTAGAGATTTAGATTATTACGACTTTATTATCGTTGATACTGCTCCAGTTAACCTGGTAACAGATACGCTTTTAATTTCTAAATATGCAGACATGTTTTTATATGTAGTAAGAGCAAATTATTTAGATAAAAGGTTATTAGCTGTGCCAGAAGAGTTGTATAAGAATAAAAGATTACCAAATATGTCTATCGTTTTAAACGATACAGATCCAAAGCGAAGTTATGGTTATGGATATGGTGGATATGGTTATGGGTATCTTTCCGAAGATGAAACAAAACCTTGGTATAAAAAGATGTTTTCTAAATAG
- a CDS encoding tyrosine-protein phosphatase, whose product MLFLKKKTIPLTDFFSDNFIDIHSHLLPGIDDGAKNLKKSLELILKMYSYGIKNFITTPHVLGDVYPNSSETIKSKLIEVQSALKEKGYLDIKINAAAEYMMDEQFSFRLEKNDILTLKDNYVLVEMSYFNAPINLYEILFEIQLKGYKPVLAHPERYNFYHNDFNNFYKLKKAGCLFQLNLLSLTEQYGKNVQKISHELLKANMYDFVGSDTHHNQHLELLKKIGTKKNYTKIEKLLINNGKVFN is encoded by the coding sequence ATGCTTTTTTTAAAGAAGAAAACAATACCCTTAACGGATTTTTTCTCTGATAATTTTATTGACATCCATTCGCATTTATTACCAGGTATAGATGATGGTGCAAAAAACCTAAAAAAATCATTAGAATTAATTTTGAAGATGTATTCTTATGGAATTAAGAACTTTATAACGACTCCACATGTTTTAGGTGATGTTTACCCAAACTCTTCTGAAACTATAAAAAGTAAGCTTATTGAAGTACAAAGTGCCTTAAAAGAAAAAGGTTATTTAGATATTAAGATAAATGCTGCTGCAGAGTATATGATGGATGAACAATTTAGCTTTCGTTTAGAAAAAAATGACATTCTTACTTTAAAAGATAATTATGTTTTAGTGGAAATGTCTTATTTTAATGCTCCTATTAATCTATATGAAATTCTTTTTGAAATTCAGTTAAAAGGCTACAAACCTGTATTGGCACATCCTGAACGATATAATTTTTATCATAACGATTTCAACAACTTTTACAAACTTAAAAAGGCGGGTTGTTTGTTTCAATTGAACTTGCTTTCATTAACGGAGCAATATGGAAAAAATGTTCAAAAAATTAGTCATGAACTTTTAAAGGCAAATATGTACGATTTTGTAGGTTCAGACACGCATCACAATCAGCATTTAGAATTACTTAAAAAGATTGGAACGAAAAAAAATTATACAAAAATTGAGAAACTATTGATTAATAATGGTAAAGTATTTAACTAA
- a CDS encoding N-acetylglucosamine kinase: protein MILIADGGSTKADWIAINKDKNEEFRVRTLGLNPAVVPEEELHNRIINMFQLINIKDDVTEIHFYGAGCGTPKPVDILKKILESIFINAKVFIAEDMLAAVYAATGKNPGMVCILGTGSNSCYFDGNEMQMLVPSLGYILMDEASGNYFGKKLIVDYFYGKMPKAIAEKFNEEFNLEADYIKKNIYKEPNPNMYLASFAKFMFDFKDEKYIKRIIKKGFQEFFKYRILPYNINNETKIYFIGSIAHYFRDILEKIARKNNLQLTDVIQRPIDNLLEYHRNNIN, encoded by the coding sequence ATGATTTTAATTGCAGATGGAGGTTCTACCAAAGCAGATTGGATAGCCATAAATAAAGATAAAAACGAAGAATTTAGAGTAAGAACTTTAGGTTTAAATCCAGCTGTTGTTCCAGAAGAAGAATTGCATAATAGAATTATAAATATGTTTCAGTTAATAAACATTAAAGACGATGTTACTGAAATTCACTTTTATGGAGCTGGTTGTGGAACTCCTAAACCTGTTGATATTTTAAAAAAAATATTAGAATCTATTTTTATAAATGCAAAAGTTTTTATTGCGGAAGATATGTTGGCAGCAGTTTATGCAGCAACTGGTAAAAATCCTGGAATGGTTTGTATTTTAGGAACGGGATCTAATAGTTGTTATTTCGATGGTAATGAGATGCAGATGTTGGTACCTTCTTTGGGGTATATTTTAATGGACGAAGCAAGTGGTAATTATTTTGGTAAGAAGCTAATTGTAGATTATTTTTATGGTAAAATGCCAAAAGCAATTGCAGAAAAGTTTAACGAGGAGTTTAATTTAGAAGCAGATTATATCAAGAAAAATATATATAAAGAGCCAAACCCAAACATGTATTTAGCTTCTTTTGCAAAATTTATGTTCGACTTTAAAGACGAAAAATATATTAAAAGAATTATTAAAAAAGGGTTTCAAGAATTTTTTAAATATAGAATTTTACCTTACAACATTAATAATGAAACTAAAATTTATTTTATAGGTTCTATTGCGCATTATTTTAGAGATATTTTAGAGAAAATTGCTCGAAAAAATAATTTACAATTAACAGATGTTATCCAAAGACCTATTGACAATTTATTAGAATACCATAGAAATAATATCAACTAA
- a CDS encoding UDP-N-acetylmuramoyl-tripeptide--D-alanyl-D-alanine ligase: MSIKDIYKKYTEHYLVDTDTRKIRSNTIFFALKGNNFNGNKFAKKALELGAKYAIIDEPDYEIENKTILVDNVLETLQNLAKYHRIQLNIPIIGLTGSNGKTTTKELINCVLSEKYKTTATAGNLNNHIGVPLTLLSITPSTEIGIVEMGANHQKEIAFLCSIAQPDFGYITNFGKAHLEGFGGMEGVIKGKSELYNYLIKNKKTAFVNPNDCIQMEKTANCNSVLFSDKIKFLEANPFVKLTYNSKNISSNLIGKYNYTNIAVAITFGSYFNISDEIIKKAIEKYSPTNNRSQIIKTTCNTIILDAYNANPSSMKAALDNFLLLKETDKTVILGDMFELGKDSSKEHQAIVDLCDSYSFKNILYVGELFHKTKTKNKTFKTFESLKLYIIKKPLENQSILIKGSRGMQLERILDFIS; the protein is encoded by the coding sequence ATGAGCATAAAAGATATTTACAAAAAATATACAGAACATTATTTAGTTGATACAGATACTAGAAAAATTCGTTCTAACACTATTTTTTTCGCATTAAAGGGCAATAATTTTAATGGAAATAAATTTGCAAAAAAAGCTTTAGAATTAGGAGCTAAATATGCTATAATAGATGAACCAGATTACGAAATTGAAAATAAAACCATCTTAGTTGATAATGTATTAGAAACATTACAAAATTTAGCAAAATATCACAGAATTCAATTAAACATTCCCATTATTGGTTTAACAGGCAGTAATGGAAAAACGACTACGAAAGAACTTATAAATTGTGTGCTTTCAGAAAAATATAAAACTACTGCCACTGCTGGTAATTTAAACAACCATATTGGAGTTCCACTAACTTTACTATCTATAACTCCAAGTACAGAAATTGGTATTGTTGAAATGGGTGCAAATCACCAAAAAGAAATAGCATTTTTATGTTCGATTGCTCAACCAGATTTTGGGTATATTACAAACTTTGGAAAAGCACATTTAGAGGGTTTTGGAGGAATGGAAGGTGTTATAAAAGGCAAAAGTGAATTGTATAATTACTTGATTAAAAATAAAAAAACCGCTTTTGTAAACCCTAATGATTGCATTCAAATGGAAAAAACTGCAAACTGTAACAGCGTTCTTTTTTCTGATAAAATTAAATTTTTGGAAGCAAACCCATTTGTGAAACTAACTTACAATTCTAAAAATATTTCCAGCAACTTAATTGGAAAATATAATTATACAAACATTGCAGTTGCTATAACATTTGGTAGTTATTTTAATATTTCTGATGAAATTATTAAAAAAGCAATAGAAAAGTATTCTCCGACAAATAATCGTTCTCAAATTATAAAAACAACTTGTAATACAATTATTTTAGATGCCTATAATGCAAATCCATCTAGCATGAAAGCTGCTTTGGATAATTTCTTACTTTTAAAAGAAACAGATAAAACAGTTATTTTAGGAGACATGTTCGAATTAGGAAAAGATAGCTCTAAAGAACACCAAGCAATTGTAGATTTGTGTGATAGTTATTCCTTTAAAAACATATTGTATGTTGGGGAGTTATTCCACAAGACTAAAACCAAAAACAAAACCTTTAAAACGTTTGAAAGTTTGAAACTATACATCATAAAAAAACCTCTGGAAAATCAGTCTATTTTAATTAAAGGTTCTAGAGGTATGCAATTAGAAAGAATTCTCGACTTTATTAGTTGA
- the gldJ gene encoding gliding motility lipoprotein GldJ, producing the protein MKNILKITLIALTTLLLANCNRSNAGKSRLTGLSFNDPKNGNYIRSSSFKGQKPPLGMVEIEGGTFTMGEVQDDVMFDWNTTPKKMHVRSFFMDEAEVTNSEYFLYVQYIKDVFPPSEEKYKHIYSSVLPDTLVWRKSLGNTDLLAENYFRHPAYADYPVVGVSWLQANEYCKWRTNAVNLKTLIEKGHIENIFEKDSVRNFFDTDVFLVDDSKLFEGDTTIYKKGVRVRGKSSSAKSNSFQGRKITKADGILQQKFRLPTEAEWEFAAKAIIENREYNNIRGRKKYAWNGKYTREKKKRFRGNQLANFKQGNGNYSGLPGWSSDGSDIPIRIKSYPPNAFGLYDMSGNVAEWVADVYRPIIDNEANDFNYFRGNLFTKKMINENGQVVIVGDENAQVEYDTLPNGRIIPKQLPGSIKYIPITKDDATFRTNFSKAENANIGDGDLNSTRYFEDDEERFASRPSMYNSPKRPMRIRDSITGKDIIATDAKNRTTLISDRTRVYKGGSWSDREYWLDPAQRRYLPEYMATNYIGFRCVTDKLGPMTYKKRKKRTSTR; encoded by the coding sequence ATGAAAAATATCTTAAAAATAACTTTAATTGCTCTAACAACATTGCTTTTAGCAAATTGTAATAGATCAAATGCTGGTAAATCTCGTTTAACAGGTTTATCTTTTAATGACCCTAAAAATGGTAATTATATTCGTTCTAGTTCTTTCAAGGGTCAAAAACCACCTTTAGGAATGGTAGAGATTGAAGGTGGTACCTTTACAATGGGAGAAGTGCAAGACGATGTTATGTTCGATTGGAATACAACTCCAAAAAAAATGCACGTTCGTTCGTTTTTTATGGATGAAGCAGAAGTTACAAATTCGGAATATTTTTTATATGTACAATATATAAAAGATGTTTTTCCTCCTTCTGAAGAAAAATACAAGCACATCTATAGCTCTGTTTTACCAGATACTTTGGTTTGGAGGAAGAGTTTAGGGAATACAGACCTTTTAGCTGAAAATTATTTTCGTCACCCAGCATATGCAGATTATCCTGTAGTTGGTGTAAGCTGGTTACAAGCAAATGAATATTGTAAATGGAGAACAAATGCCGTAAACTTAAAAACATTAATCGAAAAAGGACATATCGAAAATATTTTTGAAAAAGATTCTGTAAGAAACTTTTTTGACACTGATGTTTTTTTAGTGGACGACTCTAAACTATTTGAAGGAGATACTACTATTTATAAAAAAGGTGTTAGAGTAAGAGGAAAATCTTCTAGTGCTAAATCAAATTCTTTTCAAGGAAGAAAAATTACAAAAGCAGATGGAATTCTTCAACAAAAATTTAGATTACCAACAGAAGCAGAATGGGAATTTGCTGCAAAAGCAATTATTGAAAACAGAGAATACAACAATATTAGAGGTAGAAAGAAGTATGCTTGGAATGGAAAATATACTAGAGAAAAGAAAAAACGCTTTAGAGGAAACCAATTAGCAAACTTTAAACAAGGGAATGGAAACTATAGTGGTTTACCTGGCTGGAGTTCAGATGGGTCTGATATTCCAATTCGTATAAAATCGTACCCTCCAAATGCTTTCGGTTTATATGACATGTCTGGAAACGTTGCAGAATGGGTGGCAGATGTTTATAGACCAATTATAGATAACGAAGCAAATGACTTTAACTATTTTAGAGGTAATTTATTTACCAAGAAAATGATTAATGAAAATGGGCAAGTTGTTATTGTTGGAGATGAAAATGCACAAGTTGAATATGATACTTTACCAAATGGCAGAATTATACCAAAACAGCTTCCTGGTTCTATAAAATACATTCCAATCACAAAAGACGATGCTACTTTTAGAACAAATTTCTCGAAAGCAGAAAATGCAAATATTGGAGATGGAGATTTAAACTCTACACGTTATTTCGAAGATGACGAAGAGAGATTTGCATCTAGACCTAGTATGTACAACTCTCCAAAAAGACCAATGAGGATAAGAGATTCTATTACAGGAAAAGATATTATTGCTACAGATGCAAAAAACAGAACAACTTTAATTAGTGATAGAACAAGAGTTTACAAAGGTGGCTCTTGGTCCGATAGAGAATATTGGTTAGACCCAGCTCAAAGAAGATATTTACCAGAATATATGGCTACAAACTACATTGGTTTTAGATGTGTTACAGATAAATTAGGTCCAATGACTTACAAGAAAAGAAAAAAAAGAACCTCAACTAGATAA